The following proteins are co-located in the Haloplanus sp. HW8-1 genome:
- a CDS encoding YqaA family protein has product MVPLVAFDPPGLHWLTRLVETATGWGGLAIIFVYSFLIAFALPGVSEVVLLAPLDLGLSTELRLTIIIVVSALGKAAGSVFAFHIGQEAKESGPLIRWLRNSRFDVIGWSERRTVELARRWGYAGLAVALSVPFFPDTLSIYAFAVLEEDYLRFAAATFAGSVGRLLVTLGLSAGVVAIV; this is encoded by the coding sequence TTGGTCCCCCTCGTCGCGTTCGACCCTCCCGGACTCCACTGGTTGACGCGCCTCGTCGAGACGGCCACCGGCTGGGGCGGTCTCGCGATCATCTTCGTCTACTCGTTTCTCATCGCGTTCGCGCTCCCGGGCGTCAGCGAGGTGGTCCTGCTCGCCCCGCTCGACCTCGGTCTGTCGACCGAACTCCGACTGACGATCATTATCGTCGTCTCGGCGCTCGGCAAGGCCGCCGGCAGCGTCTTCGCCTTTCACATCGGACAGGAGGCCAAGGAGTCCGGCCCGCTGATCCGGTGGCTCCGGAACTCCCGCTTCGACGTGATCGGGTGGTCTGAACGCCGGACCGTCGAACTCGCGCGTCGCTGGGGCTACGCCGGCCTCGCGGTCGCGCTTTCGGTCCCCTTCTTCCCCGACACGCTCTCCATCTACGCGTTCGCTGTGTTGGAGGAGGATTACCTGCGCTTCGCGGCGGCGACTTTCGCCGGGAGCGTGGGGCGGTTGCTGGTGACACTTGGGTTGAGCGCCGGCGTGGTGGCCATCGTCTGA
- a CDS encoding PQQ-binding-like beta-propeller repeat protein, with protein sequence MADSGTEWTRRGTLRTIGGSLVGGALVSGTADVATGQTGESWPQFRYDDSRTGNAPGNVGPVADVSPEWVFETSENLGEDGAEWSSPAVVDGTLYVGRKVDNTVYAVDIDDGTEEWRFVTNGGVTSSPAVADGTVYIGSSDDSVYALDAADGEEQWQYLSESASGPNDIDSSPTVVDGTLYVGSSNGRVYALDADTGRERWTFETGASVRSSPAVVGGTVYIGSGDSTVYALDADTGRERWSFETGDRIWESSPAVVDGTLYIGSGDNSVYALDADDGTERWSFETDDTIKSSPAVANGTVYVGSWDDHLYALDADDGTERWSFDTGFGPSSSPAVVDGTVYVGDDSGKVVGVSADDGTEQWSFGTGEESVVSSPAVANGTVYIGANDSNVYALTGETATPTPEPTPEPTATPVPADDEFGDGEGGGGGGGGGGDTGGSGQTEAILTLGGGIAALGGLWYWRRQGSTESDADDRPGGGTRAADTSGGGTRTATTPDDGPGSGGVDTGSPGGGSAGAAVVDDSPPPGVDTHADALETGDERRQEAAALADRGDHREALARLDDAETAYLDALDAARSTDRLDAGKAEGRLTAVDDDRREIRRDRLTARRDALRADLDHAADRVDDDPERASERLSTLESRISALGDRAGEMGFDDLQETVAALESERASLLADAEASLTGGPPTRIPRAPAVRVDYDALTDEEPIGAGGNADVVRATLPTTNGDVTLAIKRPRMSGTLHTDAIDRMLDEAETWDKLDDHDHVVGVVDYGAQPVPWIAMEYMDGGDLSERAGDLEFDQALWTAVAITKGVRHAHRRGVAHLDLKPANVLFRGVEGAWDVPKVADWGLSKHLLDHSQSVEGLSPQYAAPEQFDTDRGAADDITDVYQLGAVLYELFTGRPPFEGTAPAEAMHRVLNEEPAPPSEVAALPPELDDVLLTALEKEKGDRFESVLLLRNELQRLRGD encoded by the coding sequence ATGGCCGATTCGGGGACGGAGTGGACGCGTCGGGGGACGCTGCGGACGATCGGTGGCTCGCTGGTCGGAGGGGCGCTGGTGTCGGGGACTGCCGACGTCGCGACCGGTCAGACCGGCGAGTCGTGGCCGCAGTTCAGGTACGACGACTCGCGGACGGGGAACGCACCGGGCAACGTCGGACCGGTAGCCGACGTCTCCCCGGAGTGGGTCTTCGAGACGTCGGAAAACCTGGGAGAAGACGGAGCGGAGTGGTCGTCGCCGGCCGTCGTGGACGGCACGCTCTACGTCGGACGGAAGGTCGACAACACGGTGTACGCGGTGGACATCGACGACGGCACCGAGGAGTGGCGATTTGTCACGAACGGCGGCGTCACGTCGTCGCCGGCGGTCGCCGACGGCACCGTCTACATCGGAAGCAGTGACGACTCCGTGTACGCGCTGGACGCGGCGGACGGCGAGGAGCAGTGGCAGTATCTCTCGGAATCGGCGTCGGGGCCGAACGACATCGACTCGTCGCCGACGGTCGTCGACGGCACCCTCTACGTCGGGTCCAGCAACGGCCGGGTGTACGCGCTCGATGCGGACACCGGACGGGAACGCTGGACGTTCGAAACGGGGGCGTCGGTCCGCTCGTCGCCGGCCGTCGTGGGCGGCACCGTCTACATCGGCAGCGGCGATAGCACCGTGTACGCGCTCGACGCGGACACCGGACGGGAACGCTGGTCGTTCGAGACCGGCGACAGGATATGGGAGTCGTCGCCCGCGGTCGTCGACGGCACGCTCTACATCGGGAGCGGCGACAACAGCGTGTACGCACTGGACGCCGACGACGGCACCGAACGCTGGTCGTTCGAGACCGACGACACCATAAAGTCGTCGCCGGCGGTCGCCAACGGCACCGTCTACGTCGGGAGTTGGGACGACCATCTGTACGCACTGGACGCCGACGACGGCACCGAACGCTGGTCGTTCGATACGGGGTTCGGACCGAGTTCGTCGCCGGCCGTCGTCGACGGCACCGTCTACGTCGGCGACGACAGCGGAAAGGTGGTGGGGGTGTCGGCGGACGACGGGACGGAGCAGTGGTCCTTCGGGACGGGCGAGGAGTCGGTCGTCTCGTCGCCCGCGGTGGCGAACGGCACCGTCTACATCGGTGCCAACGACAGCAACGTGTACGCGCTGACCGGCGAGACCGCGACGCCGACGCCGGAGCCGACGCCGGAGCCGACGGCGACCCCGGTCCCCGCGGACGACGAGTTCGGCGACGGCGAGGGCGGCGGAGGCGGTGGCGGTGGCGGTGGCGACACGGGCGGCAGCGGCCAGACCGAAGCGATTCTCACCCTCGGTGGCGGCATCGCCGCCCTCGGTGGGCTCTGGTACTGGCGGCGACAGGGAAGTACGGAGTCCGACGCCGACGACCGGCCGGGCGGCGGGACGCGGGCGGCGGACACCTCGGGCGGCGGGACGCGGACGGCGACCACCCCGGACGACGGCCCCGGATCGGGCGGCGTCGACACGGGGTCCCCGGGCGGAGGGTCGGCGGGAGCCGCCGTCGTCGACGACTCGCCACCACCGGGCGTCGACACACACGCCGACGCCCTCGAAACGGGCGACGAGCGCCGGCAGGAGGCGGCGGCGTTGGCCGACCGCGGCGACCACCGCGAGGCGCTCGCGAGGCTCGACGACGCCGAGACGGCGTACCTCGACGCCCTCGATGCCGCGCGCTCGACCGACCGACTCGACGCCGGCAAGGCGGAGGGGCGACTGACGGCCGTCGACGACGACCGTCGGGAGATCCGTCGGGACCGCCTGACCGCCCGCCGCGACGCGCTGCGGGCGGACCTCGACCACGCCGCCGACCGCGTCGACGACGACCCCGAACGGGCCAGCGAGCGCCTGTCGACCCTCGAATCGCGAATCAGCGCCCTCGGTGACCGGGCCGGCGAGATGGGCTTCGACGACCTGCAGGAGACGGTGGCGGCCCTCGAATCCGAGCGGGCTTCCCTCCTGGCCGACGCGGAGGCGTCGCTGACCGGCGGTCCCCCGACGCGGATTCCGCGAGCGCCGGCGGTGAGGGTCGACTACGACGCGCTGACCGACGAGGAGCCGATCGGTGCCGGCGGCAACGCAGACGTGGTGCGGGCGACCCTTCCTACCACGAACGGTGACGTGACCCTCGCGATCAAGCGGCCACGGATGAGCGGAACCCTCCACACCGACGCGATCGATCGAATGCTCGACGAAGCGGAAACGTGGGACAAACTCGACGATCACGACCACGTCGTGGGCGTCGTGGACTACGGCGCCCAGCCGGTCCCCTGGATCGCCATGGAGTACATGGACGGGGGTGACCTCTCGGAGCGGGCGGGCGACCTCGAGTTCGACCAGGCGCTCTGGACCGCCGTCGCGATCACCAAAGGCGTCCGGCACGCCCACCGGCGCGGGGTCGCCCATCTCGACCTCAAGCCGGCGAACGTCCTCTTCCGCGGCGTGGAGGGCGCGTGGGACGTCCCCAAGGTCGCCGACTGGGGGCTCTCGAAGCACCTGCTCGACCACTCCCAGAGCGTCGAGGGGCTCTCCCCCCAGTACGCCGCGCCCGAACAGTTCGACACGGACCGGGGGGCGGCCGACGACATCACGGACGTCTATCAGCTCGGCGCGGTGCTGTACGAACTGTTCACGGGACGGCCGCCGTTCGAGGGTACAGCCCCCGCCGAGGCGATGCACCGCGTGCTCAACGAGGAGCCCGCGCCCCCGAGCGAGGTGGCGGCCCTGCCGCCCGAACTCGACGACGTGCTCCTCACGGCACTCGAAAAGGAGAAAGGCGACCGGTTCGAGTCGGTGCTGTTGTTGCGAAACGAACTCCAGCGCCTCCGGGGCGACTGA